One stretch of Leishmania panamensis strain MHOM/PA/94/PSC-1 chromosome 29 sequence DNA includes these proteins:
- a CDS encoding metallo-dependent phosphatase-like protein (TriTrypDB/GeneDB-style sysID: LpmP.29.0430) has translation MSLRRSVERFMSRAYSRKGVASGLLFWTVLALVLAGTFVVSNIPLGLYTPTIGFQDRKHRVPPPQSIPSTPRIPAGDGILRAHNQRIIAIGDLNGDIDCLRNILRAANVLVKDEDTWREGCTDVVVQLGNVVGHGPDVPQMMQLLSELKPQALASGGRLITLSGNHELLALSGAVENAHPRLLNLSAGSAGLRYLYGPDGRYGRMMIEENLAVAVVSDIVFVHGGLTAVHGRLGVDQLNAAWFEGASSTSLAKNPFHDKQSPLWDSSIVQAAMSGDCGPLSAGIAALKREERIDINLMVVGHTPMKGGMVGTWCAGKLMTIDVSMSRYVKSGGYEAFLSFHPMVKRMKRRRSILDTKERLQIHYPLGAGVSVKLNITEA, from the coding sequence atgtcgctgcggcgcagtgTGGAGCGATTTATGTCGCGCGCCTACTCGCGCAAGGGCGTGGCGTCAGGGCTGCTCTTTTGGACCGTTTTGgctctcgtcctcgccggcACATTCGTCGTCTCCAACATTCCGCTGGGTCTTTACACGCCGACAATTGGCTTCCAGGATAGAAAGCACCGCGTGCCTCCGCCGCAGAGTATCCCGTCCACACCCCGCATCCCAGCCGGCGATGGCATCTTGCGTGCGCATAACCAACGCATCATCGCCATCGGGGACCTGAACGGTGACATTGACTGCCTACGCAACATCCTGCGTGCTGCAAATGTGCTAGTGAAGGATGAGGACACCTGGCGGGAGGGGTGCACCGATGTTGTGGTGCAGCTGGGCAACGTCGTGGGCCATGGTCCCGATGTTCCACAGATGATGCAGCTACTTTCGGAGCTCAAGCCCCAGGCTCTCGCCTCTGGTGGTCGACTCATTACACTGAGTGGAAACCACGAGCTGCTCGCCCTTTCCGGGGCCGTGGAAAACGCGCATCCGCGGCTACTGAACCTGTCCGCTGGCAGTGCCGGTTTACGCTACCTCTACGGCCCTGACGGACGCTACGGGCGCATGATGATCGAGGAGAACTTAGCTGTGGCGGTAGTCTCGGACATCGTGTTCGTGCATGGTGGGCTGACCGCCGTACATGGCCGTCTCGGTGTCGACCAACTCAATGCCGCGTGGTTTGAGGGGGCTTCGTCGACGAGCTTGGCGAAGAACCCCTTTCACGACAAACAAAGCCCGTTGTGGGACAGCAGTATCGTGCAAGCGGCCATGAGCGGCGACTGTGGTCCTCTCTCTGCCGGCATCGCGGCACttaagagagaggagaggattGACATCAATTTAATGGTGGTGGGCCACACACCCATGAAGGGCGGGATGGTTGGCACCTGGTGTGCCGGCAAGCTCATGACGATCGACGTCTCCATGAGCCGCTACGTCAAGAGTGGCGGCTATGAGGCGTTCCTCAGCTTCCATCCCATGGTGAAaaggatgaagaggaggcggagcatTCTAGACACCAAAGAGCGCCTTCAAATTCACTACCCACTCGGCGCCGGCGTGTCTGTGAAGCTCAATATTACAGAGGCTTAA
- a CDS encoding hypothetical protein (TriTrypDB/GeneDB-style sysID: LpmP.29.0440): MPAAHVRRDAGGCVPCPLSAVHPCRGGGDEEPEEDPTSDLGNTTTPLDSLYRSTALDVLCDVLTACTCAPALPPSTAKGSGPSSLLPGALLPSGWETRQTHEALEMLVDRVAADLGVSSVRRGHGESPTDLESARSRVSVDSLLLYLTAEGPNLRAALRCHRRQLLPMPPPDSATTHSESGAYASSHAASPEDEALEVLIRYAASVVLANRHLGGNMREGRQVARTPARRVLQTCTALSLLRSTSSFRQPLRAAVGSTDAPQFAMAAVDAPPYWCSTGCLGLDQALGGRGFRSGWVTEVYGEAGAGKTQLALQCLLQQAATDVCHEAVALALANNAGLTPHAHKATVAEMCGSSSPAVKCGETFDRDAVEAARCAVVYLVSEDVPTSRLGPLATAAVGRAVRAVRLHPLLKQLPSCVMETVWSCVESTCTVPIVLSRLQIRHVASVAEVLRLLEPLPHPQLAQPSRITFSTTMARKEAQQPRSTSLVDAVRVLAGSQGHVVLALDSIAAAVVAGQWGMQGEAQADATVAAVGVRLRHAAITHNWCIIVANQVRAVPVTARQCQRALAPIKRARSPTTSATASTSSATRAVVPALGFSWASAPHCRVLLRKSLSHGVRQLVLRHAPSHPPAQVSYLITERGIEDA, from the coding sequence ATGCCTgctgcacacgtgcgcaggGACGCGGGAGGCTGTGTACCATGTCCCTTATCGGCCGTGCATCCCTGTAGAGGCGGTGGGGACGAGGAGCCGGAGGAAGATCCCACGTCGGACCTGGgcaacaccaccacaccttTGGACTCGCTTTACCGCTCTACCGCTTTGGATGTACTGTGTGATGTCCTTACTGCCTGCACGTGTGCTccagccctccccccctcgaCCGCAAAGGGCAGTGGTCCCAGCTCACTACTCCCAGGTGCGCTGCTCCCATCAGGATGGGAGACGAGGCAAACACACGAGGCGTTGGAGATGTTGGTTGACCGTGTCGCGGCCGACCTTGGCGTTTCGAGTGTGCGACGCGGACACGGAGAATCACCAACGGACTTGGAGAGCGCCAGGTCGCGGGTGAGCGTGGATTCACTTCTCCTGTACCTGACTGCTGAGGGGCCAAATCTtcgagcagcgctgcgctgccaccgtcgtCAACTCCTGCCGATGCCTCCACCAGATTCTGCGACGACACACTCCGAGTCAGGGGCGTACGCCTCGTCGCACGCTGCTTCTCCAGAGGACGAGGCCTTGGAAGTTCTCATCCGCTACGCGGCCAGCGTTGTACTGGCCAACCGCCATCTGGGAGGGAATATGCGGGAGGGCAGGCAGGTAGCGAGGACACCTGCTCGCCGTGTGCTACAGACGTGCAcggccctctctcttctccgctccacctcgtctTTCCGTCAGCCGCTGCGCGCTGCGGTTGGCAGCACGGATGCGCCTCAATTTGCCATGGCAGCAGTCGATGCGCCACCCTACTGGTGTTCGACTGGCTGTCTGGGCCTTGATCAGGCACTGGGTGGCAGGGGTTTCCGCAGTGGATGGGTCACCGAGGTGTACGGTGAGGCGGGGGCAGGCAAGACCCAGCTGGCGCTTCAGTGTCTCCTGCAGCAAGCCGCCACCGATGTTTGCCACGAGGCCGTAGCCCTGGCTCTGGCCAACAACGCAGGCCTCACGCCCCATGCGCACAAGGCGACAGTAGCGGAAATGTGCGGCTCCAGCAGTCCCGCTGTAAAGTGCGGTGAAACCTTTGACCGCGATGCTGTCGAGGCGGCGCGCTGTGCTGTAGTGTACCTAGTTTCTGAGGACGTGCCCACCTCTCGGCTGGGGCCGCTGGCCACCGCAGCTGTAGGGCGTGCAGTTCGTGCTGTGCGGCTTCACCCACTCCTAAAGCAGCTGCCGTCTTGTGTGATGGAGACAGTGTGGAGCTGCGTTGAGAGCACATGCACCGTACCGATAGTACTGTCACGCTTGCAGATTCGCCACGTCGCAtcggtggcggaggtgctgcggctgctagAGCCTCTTCCGCATCCGCAGCTTGCTCAGCCCTCGAGGATTACTTTTTCCACCACCATGGCGCGCAAGGAGGCTCAGCAAccccgcagcaccagctTGGTTGACGCCGTGCGTGTACTGGCCGGCTCCCAGGGCCATGTGGTGTTAGCGTTGGACTCCATCGCGGCTGCAGTGGTTGCAGGGCAGTGGGGCATGCAAGGTGAAGCGCAGGCTGACGCGACCGTAGCGGCAGTTGGTGTGCGGCTCCGGCACGCTGCCATCACACACAACTGGTGCATTATCGTGGCAAACCAAGTGCGTGCGGTCCCAGTGACTGCCCGTCAATGCCAGCGCGCGCTGGCGCCCATCAAACGTGCTCGCTCGCCCACGACCTCCGCTACGGCGTCGACATCCTCAGCGACTCGCGCGGTCGTACCCGCACTTGGCTTTTCCTGGGCCTCTGCGCCACATTGCCGCGTGCTTCTACGCAAGTCGCTTTCTCACGGTGTGCGTCAGCTTGTGCTGCGCCATGCTCCCTCGCACCCACCTGCGCAGGTTAGCTACTTGATTACAGAGCGTGGTATTGAAGACGCATGA
- a CDS encoding hypothetical protein (TriTrypDB/GeneDB-style sysID: LpmP.29.0450) — METLLHRSCVPAITATPTAELSFREKSRHFSPHESGAIRIASPSLRTSDLSSLCLSIVPQRERTGSVGVRLSASIIHYSPARMLPESPSRVNTLARDAVKSCEQQLKQEEEPFDSSYREVEERRASKALAPSGACVAHATEDGARTRGAELVGDSDDEDVYNSRIARRIRAFLESIREEDFTLNPPPVDATDMEANGEYVDEETLRQQRLERMTVDEMRSITSEAQRELLISLYDAITLETDLMEISEDVSVLKRAVGQRDEVIEMLKMQLSTADEYNEELHNAKKEALRKLSDAKTEMALLSQRNAKLSKLLQEREEELQLSLLGGTNTLAGALLPAPERRDEGTITTEAPRSVVTADSASVGVFNKGSCSTLSSPTQHRLNELEEMLWKLQCLRDVLHSKEKAKDDLDQQVWQLAMSAKGSRAAAASSASPNGGDGFCQLQGVSDASTEVGCMPRCRCKEAAGCADSLEEEAQILRVKVLAQGADTRGAKTRGVSRREIATKTEIASQEQLVGSSGLVSTSTTAPPGQGGSCGCGAPAGANLALLQRQLDRAQADARRLESELRAEREKSQRQSVTEKKLLENVTSLAQQLRAREALDRETRRQRRAQQSGTRGDDGSAAEGRRTLFYPSRFSLGDRAGVRREVSAVAEDVHDGAVSTWAPCSVNRVSGDVGVGAAAVTSRTSHASSPELRRRRESIFASLRDAHTT; from the coding sequence atggaaacgctgctgcaccgctccTGTGTGCCAGCCATCACAGCGACCCCCACCGCAGAGTTGTCCTTTCGGGAGAAGTCTAGGCATTTCTCACCACACGAATCTGGTGCCATTCGCATCGCGAGCCCGTCTCTGCGAACGTCAGATCTGTCCTCGTTGTGCCTAAGCATCGTACCCCAGCGGGAGCGGACGGGTAGCGTGGGAGTCCGGCTCAGCGCCTCGATCATTCACTATAGCCCTGCAAGGATGCTGCCGGAATCCCCCTCACGAGTGAATACGTTAGCGCGCGATGCGGTTAAAAGCTGTGAGCAACAGCTaaagcaagaggaagagcccTTTGATTCCTCGTATCGAGAGGTCGAGGAACGGCGCGCCTCAAAGGCTCTAGCCCCCAGTGGCGCTTGCGTCGCTCACGCCACTGAAGACGGAGCCCGCACCCGTGGAGCAGAGCTCGTGGGAGACagtgacgacgaggatgtgTACAACTCGCGCATTGCGCGGAGAATCCGCGCCTTTCTCGAGAGCATTAGGGAGGAGGACTTTACGCTCAATCCCCCACCGGTAGACGCGACGGACATGGAGGCTAACGGTGAGTATGTAGAtgaggagacgctgcgccagcagcgactAGAGCGGATGACGGTTGATGAAATGCGCAGCATCACATcggaggcgcagcgagagCTCCTGATTTCCCTCTACGACGCCATCACGCTGGAGACGGACTTGATGGAGATCAGCGAGGATGTTTCCGTGCTCAAGCGGGCTGTCGGCCAGAGAGACGAGGTCATTGAGATGCTGAAGATGCAGCTCAGCACGGCAGATGAATACaatgaggagctgcacaaCGCCAAGAAGGAGGCGTTGCGCAAGCTCAGTGATGCGAAGACGGAAATGGCATTGCTTAGCCAGCGTAATGCAAAGCTGTCGAAGCTACTacaagaaagggaggaggagctgcagctgagtCTTCTGGGCGGTACCAACACCTTGGCTGGCGCGTTGCTACCAGCACCGGAGCGCAGAGATGAGGGCACCATCACAACCGAGGCACCACGCTCGGTTGTGACCGCGGATTCGGCCAGTGTCGGAGTGTTCAACAagggcagctgctccaccctCTCATCCCCGACGCAGCACCGACTAAacgagctggaggagatgctCTGGAAGCTACAGTGTCTCCGTGACGTGCTTCACTCcaaggaaaaggcgaaggATGATCTAGATCAGCAGGTATGGCAGTTGGCGATGAGCGCCAAGGGGTCTcgggctgcagcggcaagcaGTGCTTCTCCAAACGGTGGTGATGGCTTCTGTCAGCTGCAAGGAGTGAGTGACGCCTCCACTGAAGTGGGGTGCATGCCGCGATGTCGGTGTAAAGAGGCTGCAGGCTGCGCTGACTCTCtcgaagaagaggcgcagatTCTGCGGGTGAAGGTGTTGGCGCAGGGGGCGGACACCAGGGGAGCCAAAACCCGTGGGGTGAGCCGCCGCGAAATCGCCACGAAGACCGAGATAGCCTCCCAGGAACAGTTGGTGGGGTCGTCCGGTCTGGTTTCCACAAGTACGACGGCACCACCGGGGCAGGGCGGCAgttgtggctgtggcgcacCCGCGGGCGCTAACCtagcgctgcttcagcgGCAGCTTGACCGCGCCCAGGCGGACGCAAGACGTCTCGAGAGCGAGCTGCGCGCAGAGCGTGAGAAGTCGCAGAGACAGAGCGTGACTGAGAAAAAACTGCTGGAGAATGTTACCAGTCTCGCCCAGCAACTACGTGCTCGCGAGGCGCTCGATCGCGAGACACGCCGACAGCGTCGGGCTCAGCAGAGCGGTACGCGGGGCGACGACGGTAGCGCGGCGGAGGGGCGCCGGACTTTGTTTTATCCCAGTCGCTTCAGTCTTGGTGACCGTGCTGGCGTGCGGCGCGAGGTGAGCGCAGTCGCGGAGGACGTTCACGATGGAGCCGTCTCGACATGGGCTCCGTGCAGTGTGAACCGAGTATCCGGTGACGTTGGtgtgggtgctgcagcggtgactTCCAGGACGAGCCACGCGAGCTCACCAGAGCTTCGCCGGCGCAGAGAGTCGATCTTTGCGTCGCTGCGTGACGCTCACACGACTTAG
- a CDS encoding hypothetical protein (TriTrypDB/GeneDB-style sysID: LpmP.29.0460), protein MQTCISRHHTSKLTLIGTCVGAKVAKAVLMSAAAGKLTPEIVGEALISSSTIRGHVQREAMRLLVVRVSMRTPRQLQWLLHIIGDCAGGLSATDALSSLAKRSLFYQVTSFGLHGSAASAITTAALQVGITTCTLLTSNAAFWRDRDSRMSLRQYRYELLTSLYTSVGTVAGGAVGAALGSMVIPGIGTAFGSVLCSVGGGYVPGYLRDKKGPDDRRRQQAVSLRRFIPLQMRDASEDTVFMSVEELTETPPIAPETTAVQPLQDHSSTDAGNDGASKATVVDAEEGGAEEEEDEDEVVWLDFVRSKTPATIVPTEPSTDTAAHADGEDGNQTALMRSCLRFSPSLAVLSQRGSIRAGCDGSMHSCGASSYETDASGAETSTIVSLSSGRSLCSDAADAVTATTAAERFEGRARYVTASGVEELQQELEKCGGENDVLFLFA, encoded by the coding sequence ATGCAGACATGCATTTCTCGTCATCACACGTCAAAGCTGACGTTGATaggcacgtgtgtgggcgcgAAGGTGGCCAAGGCTGTGCTGATGTCCGCCGCGGCTGGGAAGCTGACGCCGGAGATTGTGGGCGAGGCGCTCATATCTTCGTCGACGATTCGCGGACACGTGCAACGAGAGGCGATGCGACTACTCGTCGTTCGCGTCTCCATGCGTACACcgcgccagctgcagtggctgctgcatATCATCGGCGACTGCGCCGGAGGCCTTTCCGCCACCGATGCGCTGAGTTCTCTAGCGAAGCGCTCCCTCTTTTACCAAGTCACCTCGTTTGGCCTGCACGGCTCGGCGGCCTCGGCGATAACCACGGCCGCGCTACAGGTCGGTATCACCACATGCACCCTTCTCACCAGCAATGCCGCCTTCTGGCGTGACCGGGACAGCCGCATGTCACTTCGGCAATACCGCTACGAGCTTCTCACTTCTCTCTACACAAGTGTCGGCACCGTTGCCGGCGGTGCCGTAGGAGCGGCGCTGGGGTCAATGGTGATACCAGGCATTGGGACTGCGTTCGGATCTGTGCTCTGCTCCGTTGGCGGTGGCTACGTGCCAGGCTATCTGCGAGACAAGAAGGGCCCAGACGACCGGCGCCGTCAGCAGGCGGTGTCGCTTCGCCGCTTCATCCCACTTCAGATGCGTGACGCGTCGGAGGACACCGTGTTCATGTCTGTGGAGGAGCTTACCGAGACACCGCCCATCGCACCAGAAACGACGGCGGTGCAACCGCTGCAGGACCACAGTAGTACCGACGCGGGAAATGACGGCGCATCGAAGGCCACAGTGGTGGATGCTGAAGAGGGtggcgcggaggaggaggaggacgaggacgaggtaGTATGGCTAGACTTTGTCCGCTCCAAGACACCTGCTACCATTGTGCCAACGGAGCCGTCCACGGATACCGCGGCGCATGCTGATGGAGAGGACGGCAACCAAACGGCGctcatgcgcagctgcctgCGGTTTAGCCCATCGCTGGCGGTTCTTTCACAGAGGGGGAGCATTCGCGCTGGCTGTGACGGTTCGATGCATTCCTGCGGAGCCTCGTCTTATGAAACAGACGCCTCTGGTGCTGAGACCTCCACgattgtctctctctcctccggTCGCTCGTtgtgcagcgacgcagctgaTGCTGTGACTGCAACCACGGCTGCCGAGCGCTTCGAGGGTCGCGCGAGGTACGTGACGGCGTcaggggtggaggagctcCAACAAGAGCTGGAGAAGTGCGGTGGGGAAAACGACGTGCTGTTTTTGTTTGCGTag